A window from Camelus dromedarius isolate mCamDro1 chromosome 9, mCamDro1.pat, whole genome shotgun sequence encodes these proteins:
- the ARHGEF1 gene encoding rho guanine nucleotide exchange factor 1 isoform X1: MPAGPGRSGERRGHEGGEKGKEAEVPGGRGARAGSGEGRRGGGLRKNAPTSCPARARKREPGHRARDRGARPRAPRRSRPRADISPAEPMEAEDAVARGAAPGPPRPGLVPVSIIGAEDEDFENELKTNPEEQNNQFQSLEQVKRRPAHLMALLQHVAMQFEPAPLLCCLHADMLGPLSPKEAKKAFTDFYHSFLDKTAILRVPIPPTVAFELDRTRPDLLPEDVQRQFVHEVVQKQQPVVSQQLEDFRSKKLMGMTPWEQELGQLGAWVGRDRASFEARERHLAERQLTHLEEMQHTLSGDEEKSAAVVNAISLYMRHLGVRTKSGDKKSGRNFFRKKVIGNRRSDEPTKTKKGLSSFLDAARWNRGEPQAPDFRHLKAEADAEKPGLTERKAGLGVPSRDRNIGASGQDTPGVSLHPLPGDSPDREPGVDALPELGDPPPQGPASLETLAPPESTEEGADTERRWKRLSGRLGRSESLRVSDRRRPSRGSLGAKGRGGGRSRSDVDMDPSSATAVLGPARRATPEPGDEGEPGRSGLELEPEEPPGWRELVPPGTLHSLPKSQVKRQEVISELLVTEAAHVRMLRVLHDLFYQPMVGAGFFPLDELQNIFPSLDELIEVHSLFLDRLMKRRQESGYLIEEIGDVLLAQFDGAEGSWFQKISSRFCSRQSFALEQLKVKQRRDPRFCAFVQEAESRPRCRRLQLKDMIPTEMQRLTKYPLLLQSIGQNTEEPAERERVELAAERCREILHDVNQAVREMEDLLRLKDYQRRLDLSHLRQSTDPMLNEFKNLDITKKKLVHEGPLTWRVTKDKAVEVHVLLLDDLLLLLQRQDERLLLKSHSRTLTPTPDGKTMLRPVLRLTSAMTREVATDHKAFYVIFTWDQEAQIYELVAQSVSERKNWCALITETAGSLKVPAPTSRPKHRPSPSSIREPLLSSSENGNGGREMPPADSRMERIFNALLPFCRPGPEGQLATKALQKVLSLKQLLSLSEEDSGAGPPLEGDGVPGGGPLSPAQTQDVRELLLSLEETIKQLEEVEEEFCRLRLLLSQLGENTVPQPGCT, from the exons cccGGCAGAGCCCATGGAAGCAGAAGACGCTGTCGCCCGAGGGGCG GCCCCGGGGCCCCCCCGGCCTGGCCTGGTGCCCGTCAGCATCATCGGGGCTGAGGATGAGGATTTTGAAAACGAGCTGAAGACG AACCCAGAGGAGCAAAATAACCAGTTCCAGAGCCTGGAGCAGGTGAAACGGCGCCCGGCCCACCTCATGGCCCTCCTGCAGCACGTGGCCATGCAGTTCGAGCCAGCACCCCtg ctctgctgcctgcATGCGGACATGCTCGGCCCACTGAGTCCCAAGGAGGCCAAGAAGGCCTTCACAGATTTCTACCACAGCTTCCTGGATAAGACTGCG ATTCTTCGGGTGCCGATCCCTCCCACTGTGGCCTTTGAACTTG ACCGCACACGGCCTGACCTCCTCCCTGAGGACGTCCAGCGACAGTTCGTGCATGAGGTGGTGCAGAAACAGCAGCCAGTTGTCAGCCAGCAGCTGGAGGACTTCCGCTCCAAGAAGCTCATGGGCATGACACCCTGGGAGCAGGAGCTGGGCCAGCTGGGGGCCTGGGTTGGGCGAGACCGAGCGAGCTTCGAGGCCAGGGAGCGGCACCTGGCTGAGCGGCAGCTGACCCACCTGGAGGAGATGCA ACACACCTTATCTGGCGATGAGGAAAAGAG TGCCGCTGTGGTCAACGCCATCAGCCTGTACATGCGCCACCTCGGAGTGCGGACTAAGAGTGGGGACAAAAAGTCGGGGAGGAATTTCTTCCGGAAAAAG GTGATTGGGAACCGGCGGTCGGATGAGCCCACCAAGACCAAAAAAGGACTGAGCAGCTTCCTGGATGCTGCCCGCTGGAACCGGGGAGAGCCCCAGG CCCCGGATTTTCGACACCTCAAAGCCGAGGCTGATG CTGAGAAGCCAGGCCTTACAGAACGGAAGGCGGGCCTGGGGGTGCCCTCCCGGGATCGGAATATCGGAGCATCAGGGCAGGACACCCCTGGAGTTTCTCTTCACCCTCTGCCTGGGGACAGCCCTGACCGGGAACCAG GTGTAGATGCCCTCCCGGAGCTGGGGGACCCGCCCCCACAGGGCCCGGCCAGCCTGGAGACCCTGGCACCCCCTGAGAGCACCGAGGAGGGTGCTGACACAGAGAG aagGTGGAAGAG GCTGTCGGGGCGTCTGGGGCGCTCGGAGAGCCTGCGGGTGAGTGACCGCCGCCGGCCTTCCCGGGGCAGCCTCGGGGCTAagggccggggtgggggccgCTCCCGGAGCGACGTGGACATGGACCCCAGCTCCGCCACGGCCGTGCTTGGCCCTGCCCGACGAGCCAC CCCTGAGCCTGGAGATGAGGGGGAGCCGGGACGGTCGGGACTCGAGCTGGAGCCAGAAGAACCCCCTGGCTGGCGGGAGCTCGTCCCCCCAGGCACTCTGCACAGCCTGCCCAAGAGCCAGGTGAAGCGGCAAGAGGTCATCAGCG AGCTGCTGGTGACGGAGGCGGCCCACGTGCGCATGCTCCGGGTGCTCCACGACCTCTTCTACCAGCCCATGGTGGGCGCGGGCTTCTTCCCCCTGGATGAGCTACAGAACATCTTCCCCAGCCTCGACGAACTCATCGAGGTGCATT CCCTGTTCCTCGATCGCTTGATGAAGCGGAGGCAGGAGAGCGGCTATCTCATTGAGGAGATTGGAGATGTGCTGCTGGCCCAG TTTGATGGTGCCGAAGGCTCCTGGTTCCAGAAAATCTCCTCCCGCTTCTGCAGCCGCCAGTCATTTGCCTTAGAACAGCTCAAAGTCAAACAGCGCAGGGATCCTCGGTTCTGTGCCTTTGTGCAG GAGGCCGAGAGCCGCCCGAGGTGCCGCCGCCTGCAGCTGAAGGACATGATCCCCACGGAGATGCAGCGTCTGACCAAGTACCCGCTGCTTCTGCAGAGCATCGGGCAGAACACAG AAGAGCCAGCTGAACGAGAGAGAGTGGAGCTGGCGGCTGAGCGCTGCCGGGAAATCCTGCATGACGTCAACCAAGCCGTGCGAGAGATGGAGGACCTGCTG CGGCTCAAGGATTATCAGAGGCGCCTGGATTTGTCCCACCTGCGGCAGAGCACCGACCCCATGCTGAACGAGTTCAAG AACCTGGACATCACCAAGAAGAAGTTGGTCCACGAGGGCCCGCTGACGTGGCGGGTGACGAAGGACAAGGCTGTAG AGGTCCACGTGCTGCTGCTGGAcgacctgctgctgctgctccagcgCCAGGACGAGCGGCTGCTGCTCAAGTCGCACAGCCGGACGCTGACGCCCACGCCTGACGGCAAGACAATGCTGCGACCGGTGCTGCGGCTCACCTCTGCCATGACCCGCGAGGTGGCCACCG ATCACAAAGCCTTCTATGTCATTTTCACCTGGGACCAGGAGGCCCAGATATACGAACTGGTGGCGCAGTCCGTGTCGGAGCGGAAGAA CTGGTGTGCCCTCATCACCGAGACTGCTGGATCCCTGAaggtccctgcccccacctcccgccccaaACACCGGCCCAGCCCTAGCAG CATCCGTGAACCCCTGCTCAGCAGCTCCGAGAACGGCAACGGAGGCCGAGAGATGCCCCCAGCTGACA GCCGGATGGAGAGAATCTTCAACGCCCTCCTGCCCTTCTGCAGACCAGGCCCTGAGGGCCAGCTCGCCACCAAGGCCCTTCAGAAAG TGCTGTCCCTGAAGCAGCTCCTGTCTCTCTCGGAAGAAGACAGTGGTGCAGGGCCTCCCCTCGAAGGGGATGGGGTCCCAGGGGGCGGCCCCCTGAGCCCAGCACAGACCCAGGACGTTCGGGAGTTGCTACTCAGCCTGGAGGAGACCATTAAACAGCTGGAG gaagtggaggaggagttCTGCCGCCTGAGACTCCTCCTGTCTCAGCTTGGAGAGAACACTGTCCCCCAGCCTGGCTGTACCTGA